In Papio anubis isolate 15944 chromosome 17, Panubis1.0, whole genome shotgun sequence, the following are encoded in one genomic region:
- the TMEM102 gene encoding transmembrane protein 102, whose product MASAVWGSAPWWGPPPPAPARPLTDIDFCSGAQLQELTQLIQELGVQESWSDGPKPGADLLRAKDFVFSLLGLVHRRDPRFPPQAELLLLRGGIREGSLDLGHAPLGPYARGPHYDAGFTLLVPMFSLDGTELQLDLESCYAQVCLPELVCGTPIREMWQDCLGPPVPGARDSIHRTESEESSKDWQSSVDQPHSYVTEHEAPVSLEKSPSDVSSSELPQYDVVDLGSSAPLKTLSSDVTKADVESPVPKPSEAREAWPTLCPSQVATWFFATLAAVAESLIPVPGAPRLVHAARHAGFTTVLLATPDPPRRLLLFDLIPVVSVAGWPEGARSHSWAGPLASESASFYLVPGGGTERPCASAWQLCFARQELALKARIPAPLLQAHAAAQALLRPLVAGTRAAAPYLLRTLLYWACERLPALYLARPENAGACCLGLLDELGRVLEAGTLPHYFLNGRELRTGDGSAALLGELARLRGDPARALRAAVEEAKVARKGGGLAGVGGGAH is encoded by the exons ATGGCTTCCGCGGTCTGGGGGAGTGCCCCCTGGTGGGGCCCGCCGCCCCCGGCCCCAGCTCGGCCGCTCACGGACATCGACTTCTGCTCCGGGGCACAGCTGCAGGAATTGACGCAGCTGATCCAGGAGCTGGGTGTGCAGGAGAGCTGGAGTGACGGGCCCAAGCCCGGAGCCGATCTCCTCCGGGCCAAGGattttgtcttctctttgctTG GTCTAGTTCACCGCCGGGACCCTCGCTTTCCTCCCCAGGCAGAGCTCTTGCTGCTTCGTGGTGGGATTCGCGAGGGCTCCCTGGATCTGGGGCATGCACCCCTCGGTCCCTACGCCCGAGGACCTCACTACGATGCCGGCTTCACACTCCTAGTGCCCATGTTTTCACTGGACGGCACTGAACTGCAACTGGACCTGGAATCCTGTTACGCACAGGTCTGCCTCCCAGAGCTGGTGTGCGGAACCCCTATCCGCGAGATGTGGCAGGATTGCTTAGGACCCCCAGTCCCAGGAGCACGTGATTCGATCCACCGAACGGAGAGCGAAGAAAGTTCCAAGGACTGGCAAAGCTCTGTAGACCAGCCGCACAGCTACGTCACTGAGCACGAGGCGCCAGTGTCTTTGGAAAAATCACCTAGTGACGTTTCATCGTCCGAGTTGCCTCAGTATGACGTCGTCGACCTTGGCTCTAGCGCGCCTTTGAAAACACTGAGTAGTGACGTCACCAAGGCAGACGTCGAAAGCCCAGTCCCAAAGCCGTCGGAGGCTCGGGAAGCGTGGCCCACATTATGTCCCTCCCAGGTGGCTACCTGGTTCTTTGCTACGCTGGCGGCCGTCGCCGAGTCTCTGATCCCTGTCCCGGGTGCTCCGCGTCTGGTGCACGCAGCTCGCCACGCGGGTTTCACCACCGTCCTTCTGGCTACTCCTGATCCCCCTCGCCGCCTCCTGCTCTTCGACCTGATCCCAGTGGTATCCGTGGCCGGCTGGCCCGAGGGGGCTCGGAGCCACTCATGGGCTGGTCCTCTGGCCTCTGAGTCGGCTTCCTTCTACCTGGTGCCCGGTGGCGGCACCGAGCGACCGTGCGCCTCCGCCTGGCAGCTCTGTTTCGCCCGCCAGGAGCTGGCGCTCAAAGCGCGCATACCAGCGCCGCTGCTACAGGCGCACGCGGCGGCCCAGGCGCTACTGCGCCCGCTGGTGGCCGGGACCCGGGCAGCGGCGCCCTACCTCCTGCGGACGCTGCTGTACTGGGCGTGCGAGCGGCTGCCCGCGCTCTACCTGGCGCGGCCAGAAAATGCGGGCGCCTGCTGCCTCGGGCTGCTAGACGAGCTGGGCCGAGTGCTCGAGGCTGGGACTTTGCCTCACTATTTTCTGAACGGCCGAGAGCTCCGTACCGGGGACGGCTCCGCTGCGCTGCTCGGAGAATTGGCCCGGCTCCGCGGGGACCCTGCCCGGGCCCTCCGTGCCGCGGtggaggaggccaaggtggcccgCAAAGGGGGCGGTTTGGCCGGCGTGGGGGGCGGGGCCCATTAA